One Corynebacterium uterequi DNA segment encodes these proteins:
- the priA gene encoding bifunctional 1-(5-phosphoribosyl)-5-((5-phosphoribosylamino)methylideneamino)imidazole-4-carboxamide isomerase/phosphoribosylanthranilate isomerase PriA: MTFTLLPAVDVVNGQAVRLNKGEAGTEKSYGTPLDAALTWQEQGAQWLHFVDLDAAFGRGSNHELMAEITGRLDIKVELTGGIRDDESLERALGTGAARVNIGTAALQRPEWIAGVLARYPEQVAVDLAVLADGDTLRVKGNGWVSDGGDLWEVLERLDAAGCQRFVVTDVSKDGTLAGPNIELLRDVSAATDAAVTASGGISNLADVEQVARYADEGIDSVIIGKALYERRFTLAEALAAVA, translated from the coding sequence ATGACTTTCACTTTGTTGCCCGCCGTCGACGTTGTCAACGGGCAGGCGGTACGCCTCAACAAGGGTGAGGCCGGCACGGAAAAGAGCTACGGAACCCCGCTCGACGCCGCGTTGACGTGGCAGGAACAGGGCGCGCAGTGGCTGCATTTCGTGGACCTCGACGCCGCTTTTGGCCGTGGCTCGAATCATGAACTCATGGCCGAGATCACCGGGCGGCTGGACATCAAGGTGGAGCTGACCGGCGGTATCCGCGACGACGAGTCCCTCGAACGCGCCTTGGGCACCGGGGCCGCCCGGGTTAATATCGGCACCGCGGCGCTGCAGCGTCCCGAGTGGATCGCCGGAGTGCTTGCCCGCTACCCGGAGCAGGTAGCGGTGGACCTGGCGGTGCTCGCCGACGGTGACACGCTGCGGGTCAAAGGCAACGGCTGGGTCTCCGACGGCGGGGACCTGTGGGAGGTCCTCGAACGGCTCGACGCCGCCGGCTGCCAGCGCTTCGTGGTCACCGACGTGTCCAAGGACGGCACCCTCGCCGGGCCGAACATCGAGTTGCTGCGCGACGTGTCCGCAGCCACGGACGCGGCGGTCACCGCCTCCGGCGGAATCTCCAACCTGGCGGATGTGGAGCAGGTGGCACGTTACGCCGACGAGGGCATCGATTCCGTCATCATCGGTAAGGCCCTCTACGAGCGTCGCTTCACGCTCGCCGAAGCCCTGGCCGCCGTCGCCTAA
- the pyk gene encoding pyruvate kinase translates to MDRRTKIVCTLGPAVASKEGIKGLVEAGMNVARMNFSHGDHPDHEKNYNWVREASDETGRAVGVLADLQGPKIRLGRFETGSTYWDNGEIVRITVEDVVGSHDRVSTTYKNLAKDAKPGDRLLVDDGKVALVCRSVDGDDVVCEVVEGGPVSNNKGVSLPGMDISVPALSEKDKADLRYALKLGVDLVALSFVRSAADVDLVHEIMDEVGRRVPVIAKLEKPEAVDALESIVLAFDGIMVARGDLGVEIPLEQVPLVQKRAIRIARENAKPVIVATQMLDSMIENSRPTRAEASDVANAVLDGADAVMLSGETSVGRDPHNNVRTMARIVRVAERDGEVPPLSHVPRTKRGVVSYSARDIAERLNARAIVAFTTSGDTARRVARLHSRLPLLVFTPNPSVRSQLALTWGVETFLCETTASTDDMMAVLDRDLLKLEQYEENDMMVVVAGTPPGVSGNTNMIQVHSLGEPTTASLNAVTEADKAETK, encoded by the coding sequence GTGGATAGAAGAACCAAGATCGTATGTACTCTCGGCCCGGCAGTTGCCTCTAAGGAAGGCATCAAGGGGCTGGTCGAAGCTGGAATGAACGTCGCGCGCATGAACTTCTCGCACGGCGATCACCCGGATCATGAGAAGAACTACAACTGGGTGCGGGAGGCATCGGACGAGACGGGCCGGGCCGTGGGCGTGCTCGCTGACCTCCAGGGTCCCAAGATCCGCCTCGGCCGATTCGAGACCGGTTCTACTTATTGGGACAACGGTGAGATCGTCCGCATCACCGTCGAAGACGTGGTGGGTTCGCATGATCGCGTCTCCACGACCTACAAGAACCTTGCCAAGGACGCCAAGCCCGGCGACCGCCTCCTCGTTGACGACGGCAAGGTGGCACTCGTCTGCCGCTCCGTCGACGGCGACGATGTCGTCTGCGAGGTCGTCGAGGGCGGCCCCGTCTCCAACAACAAGGGTGTGTCCCTGCCCGGCATGGACATCTCCGTGCCGGCGCTGAGTGAGAAGGACAAGGCGGATCTGCGTTACGCCCTCAAGCTGGGCGTTGACCTCGTGGCGCTGTCCTTCGTCCGCTCCGCGGCGGACGTTGACCTGGTGCACGAGATCATGGACGAGGTCGGCCGTCGCGTTCCGGTCATTGCCAAGCTCGAGAAGCCGGAGGCGGTCGACGCCCTCGAATCCATCGTGCTGGCCTTCGACGGCATCATGGTTGCCCGCGGTGACCTCGGCGTAGAGATCCCGCTGGAGCAGGTCCCGCTGGTCCAGAAGCGCGCCATTCGCATCGCCCGAGAGAATGCCAAGCCGGTCATCGTCGCCACGCAGATGCTCGATTCAATGATCGAGAACTCCCGCCCGACCCGCGCCGAGGCCTCCGACGTCGCCAACGCGGTGCTCGACGGCGCCGACGCGGTTATGCTCTCCGGCGAGACCTCCGTGGGCCGGGACCCGCACAACAACGTGCGCACCATGGCCCGCATTGTTCGCGTCGCGGAGCGCGACGGCGAGGTGCCGCCGCTGAGCCACGTCCCGCGTACCAAGCGTGGCGTCGTGAGCTACTCGGCCCGGGACATCGCGGAGCGCCTCAACGCGCGCGCCATCGTTGCCTTCACCACCTCCGGTGATACCGCCCGCCGCGTGGCCCGCCTGCACTCCCGGCTGCCGCTGCTCGTGTTCACCCCGAACCCGAGCGTGCGCTCCCAGCTGGCCCTGACCTGGGGCGTGGAGACCTTCCTTTGCGAGACGACGGCCAGCACCGACGACATGATGGCGGTGCTCGACCGTGACCTGCTCAAGCTGGAGCAGTACGAGGAGAACGACATGATGGTCGTGGTTGCCGGTACCCCTCCGGGAGTCTCGGGTAACACCAACATGATTCAGGTTCACTCCCTCGGCGAGCCGACGACGGCCTCGCTGAACGCCGTCACGGAGGCCGATAAGGCCGAGACGAAGTAA
- a CDS encoding inositol monophosphatase family protein, whose translation MRDLHDMLGIAEEAVDEAEAMFVAGLGADPAELKRAGDFATEVDLEIEATIRSVLTRRTAIPVLGEEEGGSYHSDAVWVVDPIDGTANYAAGNPLCAILVSLVIDGRPVVAVSAMPLLNRRLTTVDGESVLVNGRSLDGLADRDELVTQVGLSSIASSTRDYPTSLRQELLARVARTRLRPRITGAVGVDLALTAQGVSDGTVSFSPHLWDNAAGVAHVRAAGGVVTDLDGAEWTPDSRGVIAGTPGAHATLFGILQDLR comes from the coding sequence GTGCGAGACCTACATGACATGCTCGGCATCGCCGAGGAGGCCGTGGACGAAGCCGAGGCGATGTTCGTCGCCGGCCTAGGCGCGGACCCGGCGGAGCTCAAGCGCGCCGGGGACTTTGCCACCGAGGTGGACCTGGAGATCGAGGCGACGATCCGCTCCGTGCTCACCCGGCGTACCGCCATCCCCGTGCTGGGGGAGGAAGAAGGCGGCAGTTACCACTCCGATGCGGTGTGGGTGGTGGACCCCATCGACGGAACCGCCAATTACGCCGCCGGCAATCCCTTGTGCGCCATCTTGGTCAGCCTCGTGATCGACGGCCGCCCCGTGGTCGCGGTGAGCGCCATGCCCTTGCTGAACCGGCGGTTGACCACCGTTGATGGGGAATCGGTGCTGGTCAACGGCCGAAGCCTCGACGGGCTGGCGGATCGGGATGAGCTCGTTACCCAGGTGGGGTTGTCCTCGATTGCGTCGTCGACCCGGGATTACCCGACGTCCCTGCGTCAGGAACTGCTCGCCCGCGTCGCCCGGACCCGGCTGCGCCCGCGCATCACGGGTGCCGTGGGGGTGGATCTGGCGCTCACCGCTCAGGGGGTGTCCGACGGCACGGTGAGTTTCTCGCCGCACCTGTGGGACAACGCTGCCGGTGTTGCTCATGTGCGCGCGGCCGGCGGCGTCGTGACGGACCTCGATGGCGCGGAATGGACCCCGGATTCGCGCGGCGTCATCGCCGGCACTCCGGGGGCGCACGCGACACTGTTCGGTATTTTGCAGGACCTACGTTAA
- the lgt gene encoding prolipoprotein diacylglyceryl transferase gives MQTMILANIPSPPQGVWYLGPIPLRAYALCIITGIVVALWLTLKRYTARGGHADDVWDAAIVAIPAGLIGGRAYHVLTDYQKYFGEGRNPWQALNFTAGGLGIWGAIALGTLCVWLLFKYKGVPLAPFADAAAPGVILAQGIGRAGNWFNQELYGRPTDVPWALDIYYRVDEAGRYAPVTGHSTGEVIASVHPTFLYEMLWNVAVCFFLIWAQRRFRLGYGRVFALYVVSYTLGRFWVELMRDDAATMILGQRVNTWVSLGVFLVALVVFLRLPRGQETPEEVNPRLRGDDESLAGSVRHG, from the coding sequence GTGCAAACCATGATTTTGGCCAACATCCCCTCACCGCCGCAGGGGGTGTGGTACCTCGGTCCCATTCCGCTGCGGGCCTACGCGCTGTGCATCATCACCGGCATTGTGGTGGCGTTGTGGCTCACGCTCAAGCGCTACACCGCCCGGGGCGGCCACGCCGACGACGTGTGGGACGCGGCAATCGTCGCCATTCCGGCTGGGCTCATCGGTGGGCGGGCTTATCACGTGCTCACCGATTACCAGAAGTACTTCGGGGAGGGGCGTAACCCCTGGCAGGCACTGAATTTCACCGCCGGCGGCCTGGGGATCTGGGGGGCGATTGCGCTGGGCACGCTGTGCGTGTGGCTGCTCTTTAAATATAAAGGTGTGCCCTTGGCACCCTTCGCGGATGCGGCCGCCCCGGGCGTGATCCTGGCCCAGGGCATCGGCCGGGCCGGTAACTGGTTCAACCAGGAGCTGTACGGTCGCCCAACCGATGTGCCGTGGGCGCTGGACATCTACTACCGTGTTGACGAGGCCGGCCGCTATGCGCCGGTCACCGGGCATTCCACGGGAGAGGTGATCGCGTCGGTGCACCCGACATTCCTCTACGAGATGCTGTGGAACGTGGCGGTGTGCTTCTTCCTGATCTGGGCGCAGCGTCGTTTCCGCCTTGGGTACGGCCGAGTGTTCGCCCTCTACGTCGTCAGCTACACGCTTGGGCGCTTCTGGGTGGAATTGATGCGCGACGACGCCGCAACCATGATCCTGGGCCAGCGAGTCAATACGTGGGTGTCCCTCGGCGTGTTCCTCGTCGCCCTGGTGGTGTTCCTTCGGCTACCGCGCGGGCAGGAGACCCCGGAGGAGGTCAACCCTCGGCTGCGAGGCGACGACGAATCCCTAGCCGGAAGCGTGCGACACGGGTAA
- a CDS encoding indole-3-glycerol phosphate synthase TrpC, giving the protein MEPPWALDRIVAGILEDVSARESQVPFPDIKARSRSCPPPRDGEAALRRRGCGVAVEMKRTLPHRGRRVDIASMADLATGLEDAGVHILACQTERLRFAGSLEDMWEVHRAVSLPVMCRDIIVDPYQIHEARCFGADIVPLQVELLGQARLVSLLDRIESLGMLGLAEVRTPEEADRALAAGARVIGVNAWSITSADLDRENFAAIVPGLPEEVYRVALGGVRTSVDLLAYAGTGADVVLVGETIMTAEDPAKAARTLVAAGQHPACPSR; this is encoded by the coding sequence ATGGAACCCCCATGGGCGCTAGACCGGATTGTCGCCGGCATCCTCGAAGACGTCTCCGCTCGGGAATCCCAGGTCCCCTTCCCCGACATCAAGGCGCGATCGCGCAGCTGCCCCCCGCCCCGCGACGGGGAGGCGGCGCTACGGCGTCGCGGCTGTGGCGTGGCGGTGGAGATGAAGCGCACTCTGCCTCATCGCGGTCGGCGCGTCGACATCGCCTCCATGGCGGACCTGGCGACCGGCTTGGAGGACGCCGGCGTCCACATCCTGGCCTGTCAGACGGAACGGCTGCGCTTCGCCGGTTCCCTAGAGGACATGTGGGAGGTGCACCGAGCGGTGTCCCTGCCGGTCATGTGTCGAGACATCATCGTCGACCCCTACCAGATCCACGAGGCTCGATGCTTCGGTGCGGACATTGTCCCCCTCCAAGTGGAGCTGCTGGGGCAGGCCCGCCTCGTGTCCCTGCTCGACCGGATCGAGTCGCTAGGGATGCTGGGTTTGGCCGAGGTCCGCACCCCGGAGGAGGCGGACCGGGCGCTGGCTGCCGGTGCCCGGGTGATCGGGGTGAACGCATGGTCGATCACGTCCGCCGACCTGGATCGGGAGAACTTTGCCGCCATCGTGCCGGGTCTGCCGGAGGAGGTGTACCGGGTTGCCCTCGGCGGGGTGCGGACCTCCGTGGATCTCTTGGCGTACGCGGGTACGGGGGCGGATGTGGTGCTGGTCGGGGAGACGATCATGACCGCTGAGGACCCGGCGAAGGCGGCTCGGACGCTGGTCGCGGCCGGTCAGCATCCGGCGTGTCCGTCCCGATAG
- the hisH gene encoding imidazole glycerol phosphate synthase subunit HisH, producing MATRVVLLDYGSGNVRSAHRALERVGAEVTVSSDPKEAVAADGLLVPGVGAFAACMTGLHAVQGPRIIGERLAGSRPVLGICVGMQVLFERGEEHGQVAAGCGEWPGTVEKLDAAVLPHMGWNRVQAAQDSQMFAGIDADTRFYFVHSYAARRWELHPEEPMPAPKVSWSQHGGDEFVAAVENGPLWATQFHPEKSGDAGMALLENWLRSF from the coding sequence ATGGCTACTCGCGTCGTACTGCTTGATTATGGATCCGGCAATGTTCGCTCCGCCCACCGCGCCCTGGAACGCGTAGGCGCCGAGGTGACGGTGAGCTCCGATCCCAAAGAGGCCGTCGCCGCCGACGGCCTGCTGGTTCCCGGCGTCGGTGCCTTCGCCGCGTGCATGACCGGGCTCCACGCCGTTCAAGGCCCCCGCATCATCGGCGAACGCCTGGCCGGGTCCCGGCCGGTGTTGGGCATCTGCGTGGGTATGCAGGTGCTTTTCGAACGCGGCGAAGAACACGGACAGGTTGCCGCCGGTTGCGGAGAGTGGCCGGGGACGGTCGAAAAGCTCGACGCCGCGGTGCTGCCCCACATGGGGTGGAACCGAGTCCAGGCCGCACAGGACTCCCAGATGTTCGCCGGGATCGATGCGGATACGCGCTTCTACTTCGTGCACTCCTACGCGGCGCGGCGGTGGGAGCTGCACCCCGAGGAGCCCATGCCCGCGCCCAAAGTGTCCTGGTCGCAACACGGCGGAGACGAATTCGTCGCCGCGGTGGAGAACGGCCCACTGTGGGCTACCCAGTTCCACCCGGAGAAGTCCGGCGACGCCGGCATGGCGCTGCTTGAGAACTGGCTGCGGTCCTTCTAG
- the hisF gene encoding imidazole glycerol phosphate synthase subunit HisF → MAVAIRVIPCLDVDDGRVVKGVNFDNLRDAGDPVELAARYNEEGADELTFLDVTASKAGRGTMLDVVRRTAEQVFIPLTVGGGVRSVEDVDELLRAGADKVSVNTAAIARPELLTELAERFGSQCIVLSVDARRVPEGQPAQPSGFEVTTHGGTRSAGIDAVAWAVRGQALGVGEILLNSMDGDGTKNGFDVELIEKVRAEVSVPVIASGGAGRADHFPPAVAAGADAVLAASIFHFGEVAISDVKASLADAGYEVR, encoded by the coding sequence ATGGCCGTGGCTATCCGAGTCATTCCTTGCCTGGACGTCGACGACGGTCGCGTTGTCAAGGGAGTCAACTTCGACAACCTCCGCGACGCCGGAGACCCGGTGGAGCTTGCCGCCCGCTACAACGAAGAGGGCGCCGACGAACTGACTTTCCTCGACGTCACCGCCTCCAAGGCTGGTCGCGGCACTATGTTGGACGTGGTGCGCCGGACGGCCGAGCAGGTGTTCATCCCCCTCACCGTCGGCGGTGGGGTGCGCAGCGTCGAGGACGTCGACGAGCTCCTGCGCGCCGGGGCGGACAAGGTGTCGGTGAACACCGCAGCCATCGCCCGCCCAGAGCTGCTCACCGAACTCGCCGAGCGCTTCGGCTCCCAGTGCATTGTGCTCTCCGTGGACGCCCGCCGGGTGCCGGAAGGACAACCCGCGCAACCCTCCGGTTTCGAGGTGACCACCCACGGAGGCACCCGATCGGCGGGCATCGACGCCGTCGCGTGGGCGGTGCGCGGCCAAGCCCTCGGTGTGGGGGAGATTCTGCTCAATTCCATGGACGGGGACGGCACGAAGAACGGCTTCGACGTTGAGCTTATCGAGAAGGTCCGGGCAGAGGTCAGCGTTCCGGTTATCGCCTCCGGCGGTGCAGGGCGCGCCGACCACTTCCCGCCAGCAGTGGCAGCCGGTGCGGACGCGGTGCTCGCCGCCTCCATCTTCCACTTCGGGGAGGTCGCTATCTCCGACGTCAAGGCGAGCCTGGCCGACGCCGGATACGAGGTGCGTTGA
- a CDS encoding TIGR02234 family membrane protein: MASKDSRRLAHLAAAVLGGAAVLGWLGSRLTWLTVNVTDDLSGARSIELPGAAWATEVPALALVLMAAAVAGVALRRRGRQVVGVIAAVAAAFMALPGTLVLAGQADPERAHRLLVAGAASARASHPVHVAQWASVEAIDPAVAGPAVTLCGAALAIVAGVVLAMRPGADPSQDRKYARSSQRRDHLAADLAEAPDSGRVLWDALDDDIDPTEAGGPFPRGH; encoded by the coding sequence ATGGCGTCTAAGGATTCCCGCCGGTTGGCCCACCTCGCCGCGGCTGTGCTCGGTGGTGCCGCAGTCCTGGGCTGGCTGGGTTCGCGCCTCACGTGGTTGACCGTGAACGTGACGGACGACCTGTCGGGGGCGCGCAGCATCGAGCTGCCCGGGGCGGCGTGGGCCACGGAGGTTCCCGCCTTGGCCCTCGTACTCATGGCTGCGGCGGTGGCTGGCGTGGCGCTGCGTCGACGGGGCCGCCAGGTCGTTGGCGTAATCGCAGCGGTAGCGGCGGCGTTCATGGCGCTGCCGGGAACGCTTGTTCTCGCCGGCCAAGCGGATCCGGAGCGGGCCCACCGGTTGCTCGTGGCAGGCGCCGCGAGTGCTCGAGCGAGCCATCCGGTCCATGTGGCGCAGTGGGCGAGCGTCGAGGCGATTGACCCCGCCGTGGCCGGCCCGGCGGTGACGCTGTGTGGTGCGGCACTGGCGATCGTCGCCGGTGTGGTGCTGGCCATGCGCCCAGGTGCAGACCCGTCGCAGGACCGCAAGTATGCGCGTTCGTCGCAGCGACGCGATCACCTGGCCGCGGACCTGGCGGAAGCTCCGGACTCCGGGCGGGTGTTGTGGGACGCCCTCGACGACGACATCGATCCCACCGAGGCCGGGGGACCATTTCCCCGTGGTCACTAG
- the hisI gene encoding phosphoribosyl-AMP cyclohydrolase produces MSDDPSTYALNPDIARRVRFNDRGLVPAVVQAAGTGEVLMMAWMDDHALAYTLATRRGTYFSRSRNEYWIKGLTSGHTQAVEEVRLDCDGDTLLVTVQQQGGACHTGDRTCFDADLLLGEADGV; encoded by the coding sequence ATGTCCGACGATCCGTCGACGTATGCGCTCAACCCGGACATTGCCCGACGTGTGCGCTTCAATGACCGCGGCCTGGTGCCCGCCGTCGTTCAGGCGGCGGGTACGGGCGAGGTGCTCATGATGGCGTGGATGGATGACCACGCTCTGGCCTACACGCTGGCGACTCGCCGGGGCACGTATTTCTCCCGCTCACGCAACGAGTACTGGATCAAAGGCCTGACGTCGGGGCATACTCAGGCCGTCGAGGAGGTGCGGCTCGACTGCGACGGCGACACCCTCCTGGTGACCGTGCAGCAGCAAGGCGGGGCGTGCCACACCGGCGACCGCACCTGCTTCGACGCCGATCTCCTGCTGGGCGAGGCCGATGGCGTCTAA